One Yimella lutea DNA window includes the following coding sequences:
- a CDS encoding solute symporter family protein, which yields MGTQLISLAAADQVGSPVLNIAIFAVFVLVTLTIVVKVASGTKTAGQMYTGGASFSGKQNGIAIAGDYLSAASFLGIAGAIVLQGYDGFLYSIGFLVAWLVALLLVAELMRNTGRFTMADVLSYRLKQRPVRMAAATSALAVSFFYLLAQMAGAGGLVSLLLGVSGETAQNLVIAVVGVIMVLYVMIGGMKGTTWVQMIKAVLLIAATFIMTVWVLGKYGFNISKLFEAAVNENPKAGEKLLSPGLKYGKDSTTKLDFVSLALALVLGTAGLPHVLQRFYTVPTSKQARKSVEWAIWLIGAFYLLTLVIGYGAGALVGPDKINAAPGKANAAAPLLAFELGGSPLLGIVSGIAFATILAVVAGLTITTSATFAHDIYNQVIKHGKATQESEVKVARIAAVVGGVIAIGGGMLAKDQNIAFLVALAFAVAASANLPTILYSLFWKRFNTRGAVWSIYGGLITAIGLIIFSPVVSGKGADPKTGKTLSMLPADIDFHWFPLDNPGIVSIPVGFFLGWLGSVTSKEFNAAKYAEMEVRSLTGHGVAEAIDH from the coding sequence ATGGGCACTCAACTGATCAGTCTCGCCGCGGCCGACCAGGTCGGCAGCCCCGTCCTGAACATCGCGATCTTCGCCGTCTTCGTCCTGGTCACGTTGACGATCGTGGTCAAGGTCGCGTCCGGCACCAAGACCGCGGGCCAGATGTACACCGGTGGCGCCTCGTTCTCCGGCAAGCAGAACGGCATCGCGATCGCCGGTGACTACCTCTCGGCGGCCTCGTTCCTCGGTATCGCCGGCGCCATCGTGTTGCAGGGCTACGACGGCTTCCTGTACTCGATCGGCTTCCTGGTCGCCTGGCTCGTCGCCCTGCTGCTGGTCGCCGAACTGATGCGCAACACCGGACGCTTCACGATGGCCGACGTGCTGTCGTACCGCCTGAAGCAGCGCCCGGTACGCATGGCCGCTGCGACGTCCGCGCTGGCCGTGTCGTTCTTCTACCTGCTCGCCCAGATGGCCGGAGCCGGTGGCCTGGTGTCGCTGCTGCTCGGTGTGAGCGGCGAGACCGCGCAGAACCTCGTCATCGCCGTCGTCGGCGTCATCATGGTGCTCTACGTGATGATCGGCGGCATGAAGGGCACCACCTGGGTGCAGATGATCAAGGCCGTCCTGCTCATCGCGGCGACCTTCATCATGACGGTCTGGGTGCTCGGCAAGTACGGCTTCAACATCAGCAAGCTCTTCGAGGCCGCGGTCAACGAGAACCCGAAGGCCGGGGAGAAACTCCTGTCGCCGGGCCTGAAGTACGGCAAGGACTCCACGACCAAGCTCGACTTCGTCTCGCTCGCCCTGGCTCTGGTGCTCGGCACCGCGGGTCTGCCGCACGTGCTGCAACGCTTCTACACGGTGCCCACCAGCAAGCAGGCACGCAAGTCGGTCGAGTGGGCCATCTGGCTCATCGGTGCCTTCTACCTGCTGACCCTGGTCATCGGCTACGGCGCCGGCGCCCTCGTCGGACCGGACAAGATCAACGCCGCTCCCGGAAAGGCCAACGCAGCGGCCCCCCTGCTCGCATTCGAACTCGGCGGCTCCCCGCTGCTGGGCATCGTGTCCGGCATCGCGTTCGCGACGATCCTCGCCGTGGTCGCTGGCCTGACGATCACCACCAGCGCCACCTTCGCGCACGACATCTACAACCAGGTGATCAAGCACGGCAAGGCGACGCAGGAGTCGGAGGTCAAGGTCGCCCGCATCGCCGCGGTCGTCGGTGGCGTCATCGCGATCGGCGGTGGCATGCTCGCCAAGGACCAGAACATCGCGTTCCTGGTGGCCCTCGCGTTCGCCGTCGCGGCCAGCGCGAATCTGCCGACGATCCTCTACTCGCTCTTCTGGAAGCGGTTCAACACCCGCGGCGCGGTGTGGAGCATCTACGGCGGTCTGATCACCGCGATCGGCCTGATCATCTTCAGCCCGGTCGTCAGCGGTAAGGGCGCGGATCCGAAGACGGGCAAGACGCTGTCCATGCTCCCGGCGGACATCGACTTCCACTGGTTCCCGCTGGACAACCCGGGCATCGTCTCGATCCCGGTCGGGTTCTTCCTCGGCTGGCTCGGCAGCGTCACCAGCAAGGAGTTCAACGCTGCCAAGTACGCCGAGATGGAGGTCCGTTCCCTGACCGGACACGGGGTTGCCGAGGCGATCGATCACTAG
- a CDS encoding DUF485 domain-containing protein, whose amino-acid sequence MSNDGAPKVDDRFIAVQQSPEFAELRKKFRAFVFPVTAFFLAWYFLFVLLSIYAPGFMGTKVIGNINIGILMGLGQFVTTFAITFMYARWANREFDPRADAIGARLAGDKDF is encoded by the coding sequence GTGAGCAACGACGGTGCTCCGAAGGTCGACGATCGCTTCATCGCGGTCCAGCAGTCCCCCGAGTTCGCCGAACTTCGCAAGAAGTTCCGCGCATTCGTCTTCCCCGTCACGGCCTTCTTCCTGGCGTGGTACTTCCTGTTCGTCCTGCTGTCGATCTACGCGCCCGGATTCATGGGCACGAAGGTGATCGGCAACATCAACATCGGCATCCTGATGGGCCTGGGACAGTTCGTGACGACGTTCGCCATCACGTTCATGTACGCCCGCTGGGCCAACCGTGAGTTCGACCCGCGCGCCGACGCCATCGGTGCCCGCCTCGCCGGCGACAAGGACTTCTGA
- a CDS encoding ABC transporter permease, producing the protein MGRAIKAEIQKLMTTRLWWGMAIALFLCGALFALLFGSISQTDSDQEGMPTFTPLQIAINTYTSGVGFGYVFLMVIGIMTIGSEYRHKTITGTLLAEPRRPVMIASKVIALLGFGVLYGLVFLAGSVITGATILSARGMQAFPEAGTLTRSLLLVLLVLGLWALIGLGLGVMIPNQVAAILVGVGIAFILEPILSVVGTLIDGGRDVVKFFPSQATNAVLGGYNGDPESVMLNWWQGTLMLLLYAAVFVAIGTWLTNRRDVA; encoded by the coding sequence ATGGGCCGCGCGATCAAGGCAGAGATCCAGAAACTGATGACGACCCGCCTGTGGTGGGGGATGGCGATCGCGTTGTTCCTGTGCGGGGCGCTGTTCGCGTTGCTGTTCGGCTCGATCTCCCAGACCGACTCCGATCAGGAAGGGATGCCGACGTTCACACCCCTGCAGATCGCGATCAACACCTATACCAGCGGTGTCGGCTTCGGATACGTGTTCCTGATGGTCATCGGCATCATGACGATCGGCTCGGAGTATCGGCACAAGACGATCACCGGCACGCTGTTGGCCGAACCACGACGTCCGGTCATGATCGCCTCGAAGGTGATCGCGCTGCTCGGTTTCGGTGTGCTGTACGGCCTGGTGTTCCTCGCCGGATCGGTCATCACCGGCGCGACGATCCTGTCGGCGCGTGGGATGCAGGCGTTCCCCGAAGCAGGCACGCTCACCCGTTCGCTCCTGCTGGTGCTGCTCGTACTCGGCCTCTGGGCGCTCATCGGACTCGGCCTGGGCGTGATGATCCCTAACCAGGTCGCCGCGATCCTGGTCGGCGTCGGCATCGCGTTCATCCTCGAACCGATCCTGTCGGTGGTCGGCACACTGATCGACGGTGGCCGCGACGTGGTGAAGTTCTTCCCGAGTCAGGCCACCAATGCGGTCCTCGGTGGGTACAACGGCGACCCCGAGAGCGTGATGCTGAACTGGTGGCAGGGCACGCTGATGTTGCTGCTCTACGCGGCCGTCTTCGTGGCCATCGGGACGTGGTTGACCAACCGCCGCGACGTCGCCTGA
- a CDS encoding cation acetate symporter, with protein sequence MTSTWSLVAIATVCVLTSGLGLVGLRFTRGTSDFYVAGRTVSPWRNASAIGGEYLSAASFLGVAALMYDNGLDTLWLPVGYTIGYLVLLVLVAAPLRRSGAYTLPDFAQLRLESKAARRVCSVFVVGIGWLYLIPQLQGAGLVLNHVTGWPRWVGSTLVTVLVTFNVALAGMRSVTLVQAAQYWLKLTALVVPAFVMLGVWLRDDRPSAPAGTDWWDPLTASANTDNLYATYSLLIALCLGSMGLPHVVVRFYTNATGREARRTTVAVLALLGMFYVWPPIYGWLGRIYLPGDAPGMRDTMVLRLPGAVLPGGVGDLLSALLAAGAFAAFLSTASGLLMAVAGVLDQDIVRPLVRRRHPSVKPSQSFRFAVMFAMLVPFTAAVLRSPFGISMVVGYAFAIAAATFAPLVVLGVWWRSLSRAGAIAGVLTGGFTTGACAAVVLAGGVGTEGLARQLLTAPAAWTTPLAVFVMVVVSLATPNSVPASTGRIMARLHVPEAVAD encoded by the coding sequence GTGACCTCCACCTGGTCGCTCGTCGCGATCGCGACGGTCTGCGTACTCACCTCCGGTCTCGGCCTGGTCGGATTGCGGTTCACCCGCGGCACCAGCGACTTCTACGTCGCCGGGCGAACGGTCTCCCCCTGGCGCAACGCGAGTGCCATCGGTGGTGAATACCTTTCTGCGGCAAGCTTCCTCGGTGTCGCAGCGCTGATGTACGACAACGGCCTGGACACGCTGTGGCTCCCCGTCGGTTACACCATCGGCTACCTCGTCCTGCTCGTCCTCGTCGCTGCACCGCTGCGTCGCAGTGGGGCGTACACACTGCCCGACTTCGCTCAGCTGCGACTGGAGTCGAAGGCCGCGCGCAGGGTCTGCTCAGTGTTCGTGGTCGGCATCGGCTGGCTCTACCTCATCCCCCAACTCCAGGGCGCGGGCCTGGTGCTCAACCACGTCACCGGATGGCCCCGCTGGGTCGGCAGCACCCTGGTCACCGTGCTCGTCACGTTCAATGTCGCGCTCGCCGGGATGCGGTCGGTCACGCTCGTCCAGGCGGCTCAGTACTGGCTCAAACTGACTGCGCTTGTCGTCCCCGCGTTCGTGATGCTCGGCGTGTGGCTGCGCGACGACCGTCCCTCGGCGCCTGCCGGCACCGACTGGTGGGACCCGCTCACCGCGTCCGCGAACACCGACAACCTCTACGCGACCTACAGCCTGCTGATCGCGTTGTGCCTGGGCAGCATGGGTCTGCCCCACGTCGTCGTGCGCTTCTACACCAATGCGACCGGCCGGGAGGCCCGCCGAACGACCGTGGCGGTGCTTGCCCTGCTGGGCATGTTCTACGTCTGGCCGCCGATCTACGGCTGGCTCGGACGCATCTACCTGCCTGGCGACGCACCTGGGATGCGGGACACGATGGTGCTCCGGCTGCCCGGCGCCGTCCTGCCCGGCGGCGTCGGCGATCTGTTGTCGGCCCTGCTTGCCGCGGGAGCGTTCGCTGCATTCCTGTCCACCGCGAGCGGCCTGCTGATGGCGGTCGCCGGCGTCCTCGATCAGGACATCGTCCGACCGTTGGTGCGTCGCCGTCACCCCAGCGTGAAGCCGAGTCAATCCTTCCGTTTCGCAGTGATGTTCGCGATGCTCGTGCCGTTCACCGCCGCGGTCCTGCGTAGCCCGTTCGGCATCTCGATGGTCGTCGGTTACGCATTCGCGATCGCGGCCGCCACCTTCGCGCCGCTGGTGGTGCTCGGTGTGTGGTGGCGCAGCCTCTCCCGCGCCGGCGCGATCGCCGGAGTGCTCACCGGCGGCTTCACGACGGGCGCCTGCGCCGCAGTGGTGCTGGCCGGAGGCGTCGGGACCGAGGGTCTCGCGCGACAGTTGCTGACCGCACCGGCGGCGTGGACGACGCCCCTCGCGGTGTTCGTGATGGTCGTCGTCTCGCTCGCCACGCCGAACAGCGTCCCGGCCTCGACCGGACGCATCATGGCCAGGTTGCACGTGCCCGAAGCCGTCGCCGACTGA
- the acs gene encoding acetate--CoA ligase, whose amino-acid sequence MRILSETSYAPDPDFAAAANGKAELFEQADADFEGFWADQARERITWAKPFTQTLDWSNAPFAKWFADGQLNVAHNCVDRHVEAGNGERVAIHFEGDQGDTRTITYADLQREVSKTANALQELGINKGDRVAIYMPMIPETIFTMLACARLGAPHSVIFGGFSADALHTRIVDADASVVVTTDGQWRRGKPAPLKAAVDESLTKGDHPVKHVLVVQRTKGEVAWNDDLDLWWHDVVDRQSDEHTAEPMDAEHPLFILYTSGTTGKPKGILHTSGGYLTQAAYTNSIVHDVHPETDVYWCTADVGWVTGHSYIVYGPLANGATQVLYEGTPDTPHQGRWWEIVQKYGVTILYTAPTAIRTFMKWGNDIPAKFDLSSIRLLGSVGEPINPEAWRWYRENIGGGKAPIVDTWWQTETGGIMISPLPGLTTLEPGSAQRPIPGIAAEILDDMGEPFTEPEKVGYLVLTKPWPAMLRTIWGDDQRYRDTYWSRFGEKYYFAGDGAKYDADGNIWLLGRVDDVMNVSGHRLSTAEIESALVSHESVAEAAVVGATDETTGQAVCAFVILREGFEDDGDDTVQELRNHVAKEIGPIAKPRQILVVPELPKTRSGKIMRRLLKDVAENREVGDVTTLADSSVMNLIKDGMAKG is encoded by the coding sequence ATGAGGATTTTGAGCGAGACCAGCTACGCACCCGACCCGGACTTCGCTGCTGCGGCCAACGGCAAGGCAGAACTGTTCGAGCAGGCCGACGCCGACTTCGAGGGTTTCTGGGCCGACCAGGCCCGCGAGCGCATCACCTGGGCCAAGCCCTTCACACAGACCCTCGACTGGAGCAACGCTCCGTTCGCCAAGTGGTTCGCCGACGGTCAGCTCAACGTCGCCCACAATTGCGTCGACCGCCACGTCGAGGCGGGCAACGGCGAACGCGTCGCCATCCACTTCGAGGGTGACCAGGGCGACACCCGCACGATCACCTACGCCGACCTGCAGCGTGAGGTCTCCAAGACGGCAAATGCGTTGCAGGAGTTGGGGATCAATAAGGGCGATCGGGTCGCGATCTACATGCCGATGATCCCCGAAACGATCTTCACGATGCTCGCGTGCGCTCGACTCGGCGCACCGCACTCGGTGATCTTCGGTGGCTTCTCCGCCGACGCGCTGCACACCCGCATCGTCGACGCGGACGCGTCCGTCGTGGTCACCACCGACGGTCAGTGGCGCCGCGGCAAGCCCGCACCGCTCAAGGCTGCCGTCGACGAGTCGCTCACCAAGGGCGATCACCCGGTCAAGCACGTCCTCGTCGTGCAGCGGACCAAGGGTGAGGTGGCCTGGAACGACGACCTCGACCTGTGGTGGCACGACGTGGTCGACCGCCAGTCCGACGAGCACACCGCCGAGCCGATGGACGCCGAACACCCGCTGTTCATCCTGTACACCTCGGGCACGACCGGTAAGCCGAAGGGCATCCTGCACACGTCCGGCGGTTACCTGACGCAGGCCGCGTACACGAACTCGATCGTGCACGACGTGCACCCCGAGACCGACGTGTACTGGTGCACCGCCGATGTCGGCTGGGTCACCGGCCACTCCTACATCGTCTACGGACCGCTGGCGAACGGCGCCACGCAGGTGCTCTACGAGGGCACCCCCGACACTCCGCACCAGGGTCGTTGGTGGGAGATCGTGCAGAAGTACGGCGTCACGATCCTCTACACGGCACCCACCGCGATCCGCACGTTCATGAAGTGGGGCAACGACATCCCGGCGAAGTTCGACCTGTCGTCCATCCGCCTGCTGGGTTCGGTCGGCGAACCGATCAACCCCGAGGCGTGGCGGTGGTACCGCGAGAACATCGGTGGCGGTAAGGCGCCGATCGTCGATACCTGGTGGCAGACCGAGACCGGCGGCATCATGATCTCGCCGTTGCCCGGACTGACCACTCTGGAGCCGGGTTCGGCGCAGAGGCCGATTCCCGGCATCGCGGCCGAGATCCTGGACGACATGGGTGAGCCGTTCACCGAACCGGAGAAGGTCGGCTACCTGGTGCTCACCAAGCCGTGGCCCGCGATGCTGCGCACCATCTGGGGCGACGACCAGCGCTACCGCGACACCTACTGGAGCCGGTTCGGTGAGAAGTACTACTTCGCCGGTGACGGCGCCAAGTACGACGCCGACGGCAACATCTGGCTGCTCGGCCGCGTCGACGACGTCATGAACGTCTCGGGTCACCGACTGTCGACCGCGGAGATCGAATCCGCCCTGGTGTCACACGAATCCGTGGCCGAAGCCGCGGTGGTGGGAGCCACGGACGAGACCACCGGCCAGGCCGTGTGCGCGTTCGTCATCCTGCGCGAAGGCTTCGAGGACGACGGCGACGACACCGTGCAGGAACTGCGCAACCATGTCGCCAAGGAGATCGGTCCGATCGCCAAGCCTCGGCAGATCCTGGTCGTTCCCGAACTGCCCAAGACCCGCTCGGGCAAGATCATGCGCCGTCTGCTCAAGGACGTCGCCGAGAACCGCGAGGTGGGCGACGTCACCACGCTCGCCGACTCCTCGGTGATGAACCTGATCAAGGACGGCATGGCCAAGGGCTGA
- a CDS encoding sensor histidine kinase: MTSPEPVTIVLAIGAALVILLLWQVLRRRNLQRGFVSERDRATYETLHTASLAGRHLGDGLDQETARRALPHLRELLATPALALTGSREVLAWDGVGDHHRAEVHEAAAEHLGDGKVAVITTLDCDDPDCPVRTAVLAPIRVRDTVVGQLVACGEQPSAGLARATEEVAGWIATQVELADLSADRTRAMEAELRALRAQISPHFIYNSLGAIASFVRTDPDRARELLLEFADFTRYALRQGGATATLAEEMRNVERYLVLEQARFGERLQLRMKVAPEVLAVRVPYLAIQPLVENAVRHGLAPKAGTGTVTLTVRDIGPEAEISVEDDGVGAEPERIRQVLDGHGRSGSVGLGNVDARLRQTYGDDHGLVIETARGSGMKVSFRVPKFAPEA, translated from the coding sequence ATGACCAGCCCGGAGCCCGTGACGATCGTCCTCGCGATCGGTGCTGCGCTGGTGATCCTGTTGCTGTGGCAGGTGCTGCGCCGCCGCAATCTGCAACGAGGTTTCGTCAGTGAACGCGACCGGGCGACGTACGAAACCCTGCACACGGCGTCCCTCGCCGGACGGCACCTCGGTGACGGACTCGACCAGGAGACGGCCCGACGGGCACTCCCTCACCTGCGCGAACTCCTGGCCACGCCCGCCCTCGCGCTCACCGGCAGCCGAGAGGTCCTGGCGTGGGACGGTGTCGGCGACCACCACCGGGCCGAGGTGCACGAAGCCGCGGCCGAGCACCTCGGTGACGGCAAGGTCGCGGTCATCACGACCCTCGACTGCGACGACCCGGACTGTCCGGTGCGAACGGCGGTTCTGGCCCCGATCCGGGTGCGCGACACCGTCGTCGGGCAGTTGGTCGCGTGCGGCGAACAGCCGAGCGCCGGGCTGGCCCGGGCCACCGAGGAGGTCGCCGGCTGGATCGCGACCCAGGTCGAGCTCGCCGACCTCTCGGCCGACCGCACCCGCGCCATGGAAGCCGAACTGCGGGCCCTCCGGGCCCAGATCAGCCCCCACTTCATCTACAACAGCCTCGGCGCGATCGCCTCGTTCGTGCGCACCGACCCCGACCGCGCCCGCGAACTGCTGCTGGAGTTCGCCGACTTCACCCGCTACGCCCTGCGCCAGGGCGGCGCGACCGCCACGCTCGCCGAGGAGATGCGCAACGTCGAGCGCTACCTCGTGCTCGAACAAGCTCGCTTCGGCGAGCGCCTGCAACTGCGGATGAAGGTCGCGCCCGAGGTGCTCGCGGTCCGTGTGCCCTACCTGGCCATCCAACCGCTGGTCGAGAACGCCGTCCGGCACGGCCTGGCCCCGAAGGCGGGCACCGGCACGGTCACGCTCACCGTTCGGGACATCGGGCCTGAAGCAGAGATCAGCGTCGAGGACGACGGTGTCGGAGCCGAACCCGAACGCATCAGGCAGGTGCTCGACGGGCACGGGCGCAGCGGGTCGGTCGGACTGGGCAACGTCGACGCGCGCCTGCGACAGACCTACGGGGACGACCATGGCCTCGTCATCGAGACAGCTCGCGGCTCAGGCATGAAGGTGAGTTTCAGGGTGCCCAAATTCGCGCCCGAGGCCTAG
- a CDS encoding LytR/AlgR family response regulator transcription factor, with product MSAAPLSVLVVDDEAPTRSELAWLLDQDERIGTVLQAASGGEVLDLLDFTPVDVVFSDINMPGLDGMQLARVIARLPQRPQVVLVTAYDEYAVDAFAIDVVDYVMKPVRPERLAQAVGKCVGATAAQAEPEGERIPVERGGVTRFILRSDVRYVQAMGDYAELHTPDGTHLVRIPLNTLEERWAAAGFVRIHRSTLVCTRFVSELHMDDGRCSVTVDGTSLQVSRRHTRELRQHLLQRGEI from the coding sequence ATGTCCGCAGCACCCCTGTCCGTGCTCGTCGTCGACGACGAGGCACCTACCCGGTCGGAACTCGCCTGGCTGCTCGACCAGGACGAGCGCATCGGCACGGTCCTGCAGGCGGCCAGCGGCGGCGAAGTACTCGACCTGCTCGACTTCACCCCCGTGGACGTCGTGTTCAGCGACATCAACATGCCGGGCCTGGACGGCATGCAACTGGCCCGCGTCATCGCCCGGCTGCCGCAGCGCCCGCAGGTGGTCCTGGTGACCGCCTACGACGAGTACGCCGTCGACGCCTTCGCGATCGACGTCGTCGACTACGTGATGAAACCGGTCAGACCTGAACGTCTCGCACAGGCGGTCGGCAAATGCGTCGGAGCCACCGCAGCTCAGGCCGAACCCGAGGGCGAACGCATCCCCGTCGAACGCGGCGGTGTCACGCGTTTCATCCTGCGTTCCGACGTCCGGTACGTCCAGGCGATGGGCGACTACGCCGAACTGCACACACCGGACGGCACCCACCTCGTCCGGATCCCGCTGAACACACTCGAGGAGCGTTGGGCCGCAGCAGGATTTGTCCGTATCCACCGCTCCACGCTCGTCTGTACCCGCTTCGTGTCCGAGCTGCACATGGACGACGGGCGCTGCTCGGTCACCGTCGACGGCACCTCACTGCAGGTCAGCCGCCGGCACACCCGCGAACTGCGGCAGCACCTGTTGCAGCGTGGAGAGATCTGA
- a CDS encoding ABC transporter ATP-binding protein translates to MSAPPASAAPKAGRGRIEVHNLTKSFKGFRAVDDLSFNVEPGRITGFLGPNGAGKTTTLRMILGLIRPTSGGSTIGGVPYVKLADPLRTVGSALEATNFHPGRTGRDHLRVLATSAGLPKSRADELLELVGIPAAAKKRAGGYSMGMRQRLGLAGALLGDPDILVLDEPANGLDPEGIRWLRGFLRHLAAEGKTILVSSHLLSEVEQTVDDVIILANGKLIRQGQIDELRGEPKVRVRTPGARELAEALTASGFRVEPGEEAGIVVAYSDNPAAVGDVAFQARVPVHELARQRADLEALFFELTSQGTARNRNLGDAPGPETGAGAPQDQAPTEGGVR, encoded by the coding sequence GTGTCAGCTCCACCAGCCAGCGCTGCGCCGAAAGCCGGACGCGGACGCATCGAGGTGCACAACCTCACCAAGTCGTTCAAGGGCTTCCGGGCCGTTGACGACCTGTCCTTCAACGTCGAACCGGGCCGGATCACCGGCTTCCTCGGGCCGAACGGCGCCGGCAAGACCACGACGCTCCGCATGATCCTGGGGCTCATCCGGCCGACGTCCGGCGGCTCCACCATCGGCGGCGTCCCGTACGTCAAGCTCGCCGACCCGCTGCGCACCGTCGGCTCGGCACTCGAGGCCACGAACTTCCACCCCGGACGCACCGGACGCGATCACCTACGTGTGCTCGCCACGTCCGCCGGCCTGCCGAAGAGCCGCGCCGATGAACTCCTCGAACTCGTCGGCATCCCGGCGGCTGCGAAGAAACGCGCCGGCGGCTACTCGATGGGTATGCGTCAGCGGCTCGGACTGGCCGGCGCACTGCTCGGCGACCCGGACATCCTGGTGCTGGACGAGCCGGCGAACGGTCTGGATCCCGAGGGCATCCGCTGGCTGCGCGGGTTCCTGCGCCACCTGGCGGCCGAGGGCAAGACCATCCTGGTCTCCAGCCACCTGCTGTCCGAGGTCGAACAGACGGTGGACGACGTGATCATCCTGGCCAACGGCAAGCTGATCCGCCAGGGGCAGATCGACGAACTACGCGGCGAACCGAAGGTGCGCGTGCGCACGCCCGGCGCCCGTGAACTGGCCGAGGCGCTCACCGCGTCCGGTTTCCGGGTCGAGCCCGGCGAGGAGGCGGGGATCGTGGTGGCCTACAGCGACAACCCCGCCGCGGTCGGTGACGTCGCGTTCCAGGCACGCGTGCCGGTGCACGAACTCGCCCGTCAGCGCGCCGACCTCGAAGCACTGTTCTTCGAACTCACCAGCCAGGGCACCGCGCGCAACCGCAACCTGGGTGACGCGCCCGGCCCCGAAACGGGGGCCGGCGCACCGCAGGACCAGGCTCCGACAGAAGGGGGCGTGCGCTGA
- the lysA gene encoding diaminopimelate decarboxylase encodes MNAAQTPVFSRNTTRTQDGSFAVAGRDVRDLARDFGTPAYLVDVDDARSRAREYRDEFARAFRGIGTECDVYYAGKAFLSVAMAKLVHVEGLRLDVCSGGELAVAVRAGVPGELIGVHGNNKSVHEIDAALAYGVGRIVVDSFEEIERVADAAARIGVIAKVMLRVKTGVEAHTHEFIATAHEDQKFGFSIEGQVAEAVRKVLARDELRLLGFHSHIGSQIFESDGFAVAAERLIGLQLAVAKEHGVTLPELDLGGGFGIAYLPSDVPLAPSVMADQLASIVQKACVAAGTEVPRISIEPGRSIIGPAGMTLYTVGTVKQVVVDDQLTRTYVAVDGGMSDNARPVLYDAEYHCEIAGRHAEATAQSRVVGKHCESGDIVVRDVLLPSDIRADDLVLVAATGAYCRSLASTYNHVPRPPVIAVDEAGARPWVRRETIEDLLLLESE; translated from the coding sequence ATGAACGCAGCTCAGACTCCGGTCTTCTCCCGCAACACCACCCGCACCCAGGACGGGTCGTTCGCCGTCGCCGGACGCGACGTCCGTGACCTCGCTCGAGACTTCGGCACACCCGCCTACCTCGTCGATGTCGATGACGCGCGCTCGCGCGCTCGGGAGTACCGGGACGAGTTCGCCCGAGCCTTCCGCGGCATCGGCACCGAATGCGACGTGTACTACGCCGGCAAGGCGTTCCTCTCGGTCGCCATGGCGAAGTTGGTGCACGTGGAAGGTCTGCGACTGGACGTGTGCAGCGGCGGCGAACTCGCGGTCGCGGTCCGGGCAGGAGTGCCCGGCGAGTTGATCGGCGTGCACGGCAACAACAAGTCGGTGCACGAGATCGACGCAGCCCTGGCGTACGGCGTCGGACGCATCGTCGTCGATTCCTTCGAGGAGATCGAACGGGTCGCGGACGCGGCCGCCCGAATCGGCGTGATTGCGAAGGTGATGCTGCGGGTGAAGACCGGCGTCGAAGCCCACACCCACGAGTTCATCGCCACCGCTCACGAGGACCAGAAGTTCGGGTTCAGCATCGAAGGCCAAGTGGCCGAGGCGGTCCGGAAAGTTCTGGCACGTGACGAGCTCCGACTGCTCGGTTTCCACTCCCACATCGGCTCCCAGATCTTCGAGTCGGACGGTTTCGCGGTTGCCGCCGAAAGGCTGATCGGGCTGCAGCTAGCGGTCGCGAAGGAGCACGGCGTCACGCTTCCCGAACTCGACCTCGGCGGCGGGTTCGGCATCGCCTACCTGCCGAGTGATGTTCCGCTCGCGCCGTCGGTCATGGCCGACCAATTGGCTTCCATCGTCCAGAAAGCTTGTGTCGCAGCCGGAACCGAGGTTCCGCGTATCTCGATCGAGCCGGGCCGGTCGATCATCGGTCCGGCCGGTATGACGCTGTACACGGTCGGCACCGTGAAGCAGGTCGTCGTCGACGACCAACTCACCCGCACCTACGTCGCGGTCGACGGTGGCATGAGCGACAACGCACGTCCGGTGCTCTACGACGCCGAGTACCACTGCGAGATCGCCGGCCGGCATGCCGAAGCGACTGCTCAGAGCCGGGTGGTCGGCAAACACTGCGAGTCGGGCGACATCGTCGTGCGAGATGTGTTGCTGCCGAGCGATATTCGCGCGGATGACCTGGTGCTGGTGGCTGCGACCGGCGCCTACTGCCGTTCGCTGGCGAGCACCTATAACCACGTGCCGCGTCCGCCGGTCATTGCGGTCGATGAGGCGGGTGCGCGGCCGTGGGTGCGCCGCGAGACCATTGAGGACCTGTTGTTGCTGGAGAGTGAGTAG